One Glycine soja cultivar W05 chromosome 2, ASM419377v2, whole genome shotgun sequence genomic region harbors:
- the LOC114383687 gene encoding aquaporin PIP2-2-like, with product MAKHDVEGGSFSAKDYHDPPPAPLIDAEELTQWSFYRALIAEFIATLLFLYITVLTVIGYKSQSDVKAGGDVCGGVGILGIAWAFGGMIFILVYCTAGISGGHINPAVTFGLFLARKVSLIRAIMYMVAQCLGAICGVGLVKAFQKAYYNRYGGGANELSEGYSTGVGLGAEIIGTFVLVYTVFSATDPKRNARDSHVPVLAPLPIGFAVFMVHLATIPVTGTGINPARSLGAAVMYNQQKAWDDHWIFWVGPFIGAAIAAFYHQFILRAGAAKALGSFRSNPTI from the exons ATGGCTAAGCATGATGTTGAGGGTGGTTCCTTCTCAGCAAAGGACTACCATGATCCTCCTCCAGCACCTTTGATTGATGCTGAGGAACTCACACAGTGGTCCTTCTACAGGGCTTTGATTGCTGAATTCATTGCCACATTACTTTTCCTTTACATCACAGTGCTCACTGTGATTGGTTACAAGAGCCAGAGTGATGTCAAGGCCGGGGGTGATGTGTGTGGTGGAGTTGGCATTCTTGGCATTGCTTGGGCCTTTGGTGGCATGATCTTCATCCTTGTTTACTGCACTGCTGGAATCTCCG GGGGTCACATAAACCCAGCAGTGACATTTGGGCTCTTCTTGGCTCGCAAGGTATCTTTGATTAGAGCCATAATGTACATGGTGGCTCAATGCTTGGGAGCCATATGTGGAGTTGGGTTGGTTAAGGCATTCCAAAAGGCATACTACAACAGGTATGGTGGTGGAGCCAATGAACTCAGTGAAGGGTACAGCACAGGTGTTGGATTGGGTGCTGAGATTATTGGAACCTTCGTTTTGGTCTACACTGTCTTCTCTGCAACTGACCCCAAGAGGAATGCTAGAGATTCTCATGTGCCG GTTTTGGCACCACTTCCAATTGGCTTTGCTGTGTTCATGGTTCACTTGGCAACCATCCCAGTAACAGGCACTGGCATTAACCCTGCTAGGAGCCTAGGAGCTGCTGTCATGTACAACCAACAGAAGGCCTGGGATGACCAT TGGATCTTTTGGGTTGGACCATTTATTGGAGCAGCCATTGCAGCCTTCTACCACCAATTTATCTTGAGAGCAGGTGCTGCTAAGGCTCTTGGATCATTCAGGAGCAACCCCACTATTTGA
- the LOC114383696 gene encoding aquaporin PIP2-2-like, translating into MAKHDVEGGSFSAKDYHDPPPAPLIDAEELTQWSFYRALIAEFIATLLFLYITVLTVIGYKSQSDVKAGGDVCGGVGILGIAWAFGGMIFILVYCTAGISGGHINPAVTFGLFLARKVSLIRAIMYMVAQCLGAMCGVGLVKAFQKAYYNRYGGGANELSEGYSTGVGLGAEIIGTFVLVYTVFSATDPKRNARDSHVPVLAPLPIGFAVFMVHLATIPVTGTGINPARSFGAAVMYNQKKAWDDQWIFWVGPFIGAAIAAFYHQFILRASAAKAVGSFRSNPTI; encoded by the exons ATGGCTAAGCATGATGTTGAGGGTGGTTCCTTCTCAGCAAAGGACTACCATGATCCTCCTCCAGCACCTTTGATTGATGCTGAGGAACTCACACAGTGGTCCTTCTACAGGGCTTTGATTGCTGAATTCATTGCCACATTACTTTTCCTTTACATCACAGTGCTCACTGTGATTGGTTACAAGAGCCAGAGTGATGTCAAGGCCGGGGGTGATGTGTGTGGTGGAGTTGGCATTCTTGGCATTGCTTGGGCCTTTGGTGGCATGATCTTCATCCTTGTTTACTGCACTGCTGGAATCTCCG GGGGTCACATAAACCCAGCAGTGACATTTGGGCTCTTCTTGGCTCGCAAGGTATCTTTGATTAGAGCCATAATGTACATGGTGGCTCAATGCTTGGGAGCCATGTGTGGAGTTGGGTTGGTTAAGGCATTCCAAAAGGCATACTACAACAGGTATGGTGGTGGAGCCAATGAACTCAGTGAAGGGTACAGCACAGGTGTTGGATTGGGTGCTGAGATTATTGGAACCTTCGTTTTGGTCTACACTGTCTTCTCTGCAACTGACCCAAAGAGGAATGCTAGAGATTCTCATGTGCCG GTTCTGGCTCCACTTCCAATTGGTTTTGCTGTGTTCATGGTTCACTTGGCAACCATCCCAGTCACTGGCACTGGTATTAACCCTGCTAGGAGTTTTGGAGCCGCTGTGATGTACAACCAAAAGAAGGCTTGGGATGACCAA TGGATCTTTTGGGTTGGACCGTTTATTGGAGCAGCCATTGCAGCCTTCTACCACCAATTCATCTTGAGAGCAAGTGCTGCTAAGGCTGTTGGATCATTCAGGAGCAACCCCACTATTTGA